In one Juglans regia cultivar Chandler chromosome 11, Walnut 2.0, whole genome shotgun sequence genomic region, the following are encoded:
- the LOC109007689 gene encoding pentatricopeptide repeat-containing protein At2g22410, mitochondrial-like isoform X1 encodes MPAPFQPHMKPILPCTQNSTSLLFLSAFTLRPQVVLHFLRPFSSTSTRRPKWNSTTNVIITNPTLLIMESCTTMLQLKQIQARMTVNGLITHTFPVSRVVAFCALADFGDVDYAHELFSQIEKPNTYIWNTMIRGYGKAKIPTVGFWFFRRMVRERVEMDRRSPVFALKLCEQFCAISEGESVHCRICKIGFSSDLIVQNGLVHFYAERGCLDFARKMFDETLVKDVVTWTSIIDGHVVHNCSDEALELFNLMLLSDVEPNEVTMIAVLSACSLKGELSMGKSIHEYIQKKKISWSPNLQNAMLDMYVKCGSLVTAREIFDNMKNKDVFSWTSMVNGYAKFGKLELARKLFDDMPVRNVISWNAMVAGYSQNNQPKEALKLFLDIVEAGLAATENTLVCVLSACGQLGSLDLGQWIHHYYIHQKRIQFSLILKNAFVDMYAKCGSLHAAATIFNEMVERDLVSWNSMVAGYASHGHATKALLLFEQMTQLGFRPDDITFVGVLSACSHGGLVSEGQNYFKSMKRNFGIEPKVEHYACMIDLYGRIGQLEEAYKFIAKMPMGASVAAWGALLNACRMHGNVELAKVSAYKLLELDPEDSGIYSLLANILAHERRWGDVRMVRCMMRERGVKKTPGCSLIEIEVRFTLGAPFEILKSETSLPRPAPAFLPFAPRPSAQRLEFSLSPLLASLRLSLMVLPVISNKVFFLFVKDKSLQIFVWRPCPEKQIFAVRKQAMYSLKDIVPAAENNINTQVIVLNIGKTASEGQNKTCLALVADETAAVHFQFWGDECDAFEPGDIIRLTNGIFSCNRRSWVLRAGKRGKVEKVGEFTMAYVETPNMSEIEWVHDPSKSKFVQKAVISPHSRIFPPLP; translated from the exons ATGCCCGCTCCATTCCAACCTCACATGAAACCCATTCTCCCTTGTACTCAGAACTCAACCTCACTGTTATTTCTCTCTGCTTTCACTCTCAGGCCCCAAGTAGTACTCCACTTTCTCAGGCCATTCTCTTCAACTTCCACCAGGAGACCCAAATGGAACTCAACCACTAATGTTATCATCACCAACCCTACTCTGCTAATCATGGAGTCATGCACGACCATGCTCCAACTGAAGCAAATTCAAGCCCGCATGACCGTCAATGGCCTCATTACTCACACATTTCCTGTGAGCCGGGTCGTAGCCTTTTGTGCTCTTGCTGACTTCGGTGACGTTGATTATGCCCATGAGCTGTTTTCTCAAATCGAAAAGCCCAATACTTACATATGGAATACGATGATCAGAGGCTACGGTAAAGCTAAAATTCCCACTgtgggtttttggttttttcgtCGTATGGTAAGAGAACGTGTCGAAATGGACCGCCGGAGCCCTGTTTTTGCGCTCAAGCTGTGCGAGCAGTTTTGTGCAATTTCAGAGGGGGAATCAGTTCACTGCAGGATTTGCAAGATAGGTTTTAGTTCGGATTTGATAGTACAAAATGGATTGGTTCATTTCTATGCTGAGCGCGGGTGTTTGGATTTTGCGCGTAAAATGTTCGATGAAACTCTGGTGAAGGATGTTGTTACTTGGACCTCAATCATTGATGGACATGTGGTGCATAATTGCTCGGATGAGGCTTTGGAATTGTTCAATCTGATGCTGCTGAGTGATGTTGAGCCAAAtgaggttaccatgattgcggtACTTTCGGCGTGCTCACTGAAAGGGGAATTAAGTATGGGAAAAAGTATCCATGAAtacatacaaaagaaaaaaatttcttggAGCCCGAACTTGCAAAACGCCATGTTGGATATGTATGTAAAATGTGGTAGTTTGGTCACTGCTAGGGAGATTTTTGACAACATGAAGAATAAGGATGTGTTTTCATGGACTAGTATGGTTAATGGGTATGCAAAGTTCGGGAAATTGGAGCTAGCAAGGAAGCTTTTTGATGACATGCCCGTGAGAAACGTGATTTCTTGGAATGCAATGGTTGCTGGTTATTCTCAAAATAATCAACCAAAGGAAGCTTTGAAATTATTTCTTGACATAGTAGAGGCAGGATTGGCGGCAACAGAGAACACTTTGGTATGTGTGCTTTCTGCTTGTGGTCAACTGGGTTCATTGGATTTGGGTCAATGGATTcaccactattatatccatcAAAAGCGGATTCAATTTAGTTTGATTCTGAAAAATGCTTTTGTTGACATGTATGCAAAATGTGGGAGTCTTCATGCGGCTGCAACTATCTTCAATGAAATGGTGGAGAGAGATTTGGTTTCCTGGAATTCCATGGTTGCCGGATATGCTTCTCACGGACATGCTACAAAAGCCCTCCTCCTGTTCGAGCAGATGACCCAATTGGGATTTAGGCCAGATGACATCACATTTGTGGGTGTGCTGTCAGCTTGCAGTCATGGGGGTTTAGTTTCAGAAGGTCAAAACTATTTCAAaagcatgaaaagaaattttgggaTAGAACCAAAAGTTGAACATTACGCTTGCATGATTGATTTGTATGGTCGAATTGGGCAACTAGAAGaagcttataaatttatagcAAAAATGCCAATGGGAGCAAGTGTAGCAGCATGGGGTGCTCTTCTTAATGCTTGTAGAATGCACGGGAATGTTGAGCTGGCTAAGGTTTCTGCCTATAAGCTGTTAGAGTTGGATCCTGAAGACAGTGGCATTTATTCATTACTGGCAAATATTTTGGCTCATGAGAGAAGATGGGGTGATGTAAGGATGGTGAGATgtatgatgagagagaggggtgTCAAGAAGACTCCTGGATGTAGCTTGATTGAGATAGAGG TGCGTTTTACGTTGGGAGCtccatttgagattttgaaatcaGAAACCTCCCTCCCTCGCCCAGCTCCCGCCTTTCTCCCTTTCGCCCCTCGCCCCTCTGCCCAGCGACTGGAGTTCTCCCTTTCACCCCTCCTCGCCTCTCTTCGTCTCTCCCTAATGGTGCTCCCAGTGATCTCTAATAAAGTCTTCTTCCTCTTCGTGAAAGATAAATCATTGCAGATCTTTGTTTGGCGCCCCTGCCCAGAGAAGCAG aTTTTTGCAGTTAGAAAGCAAGCTATGTACTCTCTTAAAGACATTGTGCCTGCAGCTGAGAACAACATAAATACACAAGTCATAGTTTTGAACATAGGCAAGACAGCATCAGAGGGCCAAAATAAGACATGCTTGGCACTTGTGGCCGATGAGACAGCCGCAGTTCACTTCCAGTTCTGGGGGGATGAGTGTGATGCCTTTGAGCCGGGTGATATTATCCGTCTAACAAATGGAATATTCTCTTGCAACCGGAGAAGTTGGGTGCTGAGGGCAGGCAAGAGAGGGAAGGTAGAGAAGGTGGGAGAATTCACCATGGCATATGTTGAGACACCCAACATGAGCGAGATTGAATGGGTTCATGATCCAAGCAAGTCCAAGTTCGTGCAGAAGGCTGTTATTTCACCCCATTCACGCATTTTTCCGCCATTACCTTAA
- the LOC109007689 gene encoding SOSS complex subunit B homolog isoform X6, with protein MRFTLGAPFEILKSETSLPRPAPAFLPFAPRPSAQRLEFSLSPLLASLRLSLMVLPVISNKVFFLFVKDKSLQIFVWRPCPEKQIFAVRKQAMYSLKDIVPAAENNINTQVIVLNIGKTASEGQNKTCLALVADETAAVHFQFWGDECDAFEPGDIIRLTNGIFSCNRRSWVLRAGKRGKVEKVGEFTMAYVETPNMSEIEWVHDPSKSKFVQKAVISPHSRIFPPLP; from the exons A TGCGTTTTACGTTGGGAGCtccatttgagattttgaaatcaGAAACCTCCCTCCCTCGCCCAGCTCCCGCCTTTCTCCCTTTCGCCCCTCGCCCCTCTGCCCAGCGACTGGAGTTCTCCCTTTCACCCCTCCTCGCCTCTCTTCGTCTCTCCCTAATGGTGCTCCCAGTGATCTCTAATAAAGTCTTCTTCCTCTTCGTGAAAGATAAATCATTGCAGATCTTTGTTTGGCGCCCCTGCCCAGAGAAGCAG aTTTTTGCAGTTAGAAAGCAAGCTATGTACTCTCTTAAAGACATTGTGCCTGCAGCTGAGAACAACATAAATACACAAGTCATAGTTTTGAACATAGGCAAGACAGCATCAGAGGGCCAAAATAAGACATGCTTGGCACTTGTGGCCGATGAGACAGCCGCAGTTCACTTCCAGTTCTGGGGGGATGAGTGTGATGCCTTTGAGCCGGGTGATATTATCCGTCTAACAAATGGAATATTCTCTTGCAACCGGAGAAGTTGGGTGCTGAGGGCAGGCAAGAGAGGGAAGGTAGAGAAGGTGGGAGAATTCACCATGGCATATGTTGAGACACCCAACATGAGCGAGATTGAATGGGTTCATGATCCAAGCAAGTCCAAGTTCGTGCAGAAGGCTGTTATTTCACCCCATTCACGCATTTTTCCGCCATTACCTTAA
- the LOC109007689 gene encoding pentatricopeptide repeat-containing protein At2g22410, mitochondrial-like isoform X2 produces MARLLVQIWSKPQVVLHFLRPFSSTSTRRPKWNSTTNVIITNPTLLIMESCTTMLQLKQIQARMTVNGLITHTFPVSRVVAFCALADFGDVDYAHELFSQIEKPNTYIWNTMIRGYGKAKIPTVGFWFFRRMVRERVEMDRRSPVFALKLCEQFCAISEGESVHCRICKIGFSSDLIVQNGLVHFYAERGCLDFARKMFDETLVKDVVTWTSIIDGHVVHNCSDEALELFNLMLLSDVEPNEVTMIAVLSACSLKGELSMGKSIHEYIQKKKISWSPNLQNAMLDMYVKCGSLVTAREIFDNMKNKDVFSWTSMVNGYAKFGKLELARKLFDDMPVRNVISWNAMVAGYSQNNQPKEALKLFLDIVEAGLAATENTLVCVLSACGQLGSLDLGQWIHHYYIHQKRIQFSLILKNAFVDMYAKCGSLHAAATIFNEMVERDLVSWNSMVAGYASHGHATKALLLFEQMTQLGFRPDDITFVGVLSACSHGGLVSEGQNYFKSMKRNFGIEPKVEHYACMIDLYGRIGQLEEAYKFIAKMPMGASVAAWGALLNACRMHGNVELAKVSAYKLLELDPEDSGIYSLLANILAHERRWGDVRMVRCMMRERGVKKTPGCSLIEIEVRFTLGAPFEILKSETSLPRPAPAFLPFAPRPSAQRLEFSLSPLLASLRLSLMVLPVISNKVFFLFVKDKSLQIFVWRPCPEKQIFAVRKQAMYSLKDIVPAAENNINTQVIVLNIGKTASEGQNKTCLALVADETAAVHFQFWGDECDAFEPGDIIRLTNGIFSCNRRSWVLRAGKRGKVEKVGEFTMAYVETPNMSEIEWVHDPSKSKFVQKAVISPHSRIFPPLP; encoded by the exons ATGGCTCGACTGTTGGTTCAGATATGGTCAAA GCCCCAAGTAGTACTCCACTTTCTCAGGCCATTCTCTTCAACTTCCACCAGGAGACCCAAATGGAACTCAACCACTAATGTTATCATCACCAACCCTACTCTGCTAATCATGGAGTCATGCACGACCATGCTCCAACTGAAGCAAATTCAAGCCCGCATGACCGTCAATGGCCTCATTACTCACACATTTCCTGTGAGCCGGGTCGTAGCCTTTTGTGCTCTTGCTGACTTCGGTGACGTTGATTATGCCCATGAGCTGTTTTCTCAAATCGAAAAGCCCAATACTTACATATGGAATACGATGATCAGAGGCTACGGTAAAGCTAAAATTCCCACTgtgggtttttggttttttcgtCGTATGGTAAGAGAACGTGTCGAAATGGACCGCCGGAGCCCTGTTTTTGCGCTCAAGCTGTGCGAGCAGTTTTGTGCAATTTCAGAGGGGGAATCAGTTCACTGCAGGATTTGCAAGATAGGTTTTAGTTCGGATTTGATAGTACAAAATGGATTGGTTCATTTCTATGCTGAGCGCGGGTGTTTGGATTTTGCGCGTAAAATGTTCGATGAAACTCTGGTGAAGGATGTTGTTACTTGGACCTCAATCATTGATGGACATGTGGTGCATAATTGCTCGGATGAGGCTTTGGAATTGTTCAATCTGATGCTGCTGAGTGATGTTGAGCCAAAtgaggttaccatgattgcggtACTTTCGGCGTGCTCACTGAAAGGGGAATTAAGTATGGGAAAAAGTATCCATGAAtacatacaaaagaaaaaaatttcttggAGCCCGAACTTGCAAAACGCCATGTTGGATATGTATGTAAAATGTGGTAGTTTGGTCACTGCTAGGGAGATTTTTGACAACATGAAGAATAAGGATGTGTTTTCATGGACTAGTATGGTTAATGGGTATGCAAAGTTCGGGAAATTGGAGCTAGCAAGGAAGCTTTTTGATGACATGCCCGTGAGAAACGTGATTTCTTGGAATGCAATGGTTGCTGGTTATTCTCAAAATAATCAACCAAAGGAAGCTTTGAAATTATTTCTTGACATAGTAGAGGCAGGATTGGCGGCAACAGAGAACACTTTGGTATGTGTGCTTTCTGCTTGTGGTCAACTGGGTTCATTGGATTTGGGTCAATGGATTcaccactattatatccatcAAAAGCGGATTCAATTTAGTTTGATTCTGAAAAATGCTTTTGTTGACATGTATGCAAAATGTGGGAGTCTTCATGCGGCTGCAACTATCTTCAATGAAATGGTGGAGAGAGATTTGGTTTCCTGGAATTCCATGGTTGCCGGATATGCTTCTCACGGACATGCTACAAAAGCCCTCCTCCTGTTCGAGCAGATGACCCAATTGGGATTTAGGCCAGATGACATCACATTTGTGGGTGTGCTGTCAGCTTGCAGTCATGGGGGTTTAGTTTCAGAAGGTCAAAACTATTTCAAaagcatgaaaagaaattttgggaTAGAACCAAAAGTTGAACATTACGCTTGCATGATTGATTTGTATGGTCGAATTGGGCAACTAGAAGaagcttataaatttatagcAAAAATGCCAATGGGAGCAAGTGTAGCAGCATGGGGTGCTCTTCTTAATGCTTGTAGAATGCACGGGAATGTTGAGCTGGCTAAGGTTTCTGCCTATAAGCTGTTAGAGTTGGATCCTGAAGACAGTGGCATTTATTCATTACTGGCAAATATTTTGGCTCATGAGAGAAGATGGGGTGATGTAAGGATGGTGAGATgtatgatgagagagaggggtgTCAAGAAGACTCCTGGATGTAGCTTGATTGAGATAGAGG TGCGTTTTACGTTGGGAGCtccatttgagattttgaaatcaGAAACCTCCCTCCCTCGCCCAGCTCCCGCCTTTCTCCCTTTCGCCCCTCGCCCCTCTGCCCAGCGACTGGAGTTCTCCCTTTCACCCCTCCTCGCCTCTCTTCGTCTCTCCCTAATGGTGCTCCCAGTGATCTCTAATAAAGTCTTCTTCCTCTTCGTGAAAGATAAATCATTGCAGATCTTTGTTTGGCGCCCCTGCCCAGAGAAGCAG aTTTTTGCAGTTAGAAAGCAAGCTATGTACTCTCTTAAAGACATTGTGCCTGCAGCTGAGAACAACATAAATACACAAGTCATAGTTTTGAACATAGGCAAGACAGCATCAGAGGGCCAAAATAAGACATGCTTGGCACTTGTGGCCGATGAGACAGCCGCAGTTCACTTCCAGTTCTGGGGGGATGAGTGTGATGCCTTTGAGCCGGGTGATATTATCCGTCTAACAAATGGAATATTCTCTTGCAACCGGAGAAGTTGGGTGCTGAGGGCAGGCAAGAGAGGGAAGGTAGAGAAGGTGGGAGAATTCACCATGGCATATGTTGAGACACCCAACATGAGCGAGATTGAATGGGTTCATGATCCAAGCAAGTCCAAGTTCGTGCAGAAGGCTGTTATTTCACCCCATTCACGCATTTTTCCGCCATTACCTTAA
- the LOC109007689 gene encoding SOSS complex subunit B homolog isoform X7 has product MALCNFTNAAAEDLNGSTVGSDMVKIFAVRKQAMYSLKDIVPAAENNINTQVIVLNIGKTASEGQNKTCLALVADETAAVHFQFWGDECDAFEPGDIIRLTNGIFSCNRRSWVLRAGKRGKVEKVGEFTMAYVETPNMSEIEWVHDPSKSKFVQKAVISPHSRIFPPLP; this is encoded by the exons ATGGCTTTGTGTAATTTTACAAATGCTGCTGCCGAGGATCTAAATGGCTCGACTGTTGGTTCAGATATGGTCAAA aTTTTTGCAGTTAGAAAGCAAGCTATGTACTCTCTTAAAGACATTGTGCCTGCAGCTGAGAACAACATAAATACACAAGTCATAGTTTTGAACATAGGCAAGACAGCATCAGAGGGCCAAAATAAGACATGCTTGGCACTTGTGGCCGATGAGACAGCCGCAGTTCACTTCCAGTTCTGGGGGGATGAGTGTGATGCCTTTGAGCCGGGTGATATTATCCGTCTAACAAATGGAATATTCTCTTGCAACCGGAGAAGTTGGGTGCTGAGGGCAGGCAAGAGAGGGAAGGTAGAGAAGGTGGGAGAATTCACCATGGCATATGTTGAGACACCCAACATGAGCGAGATTGAATGGGTTCATGATCCAAGCAAGTCCAAGTTCGTGCAGAAGGCTGTTATTTCACCCCATTCACGCATTTTTCCGCCATTACCTTAA
- the LOC109007689 gene encoding pentatricopeptide repeat-containing protein At2g22410, mitochondrial-like isoform X4 has translation MPAPFQPHMKPILPCTQNSTSLLFLSAFTLRPQVVLHFLRPFSSTSTRRPKWNSTTNVIITNPTLLIMESCTTMLQLKQIQARMTVNGLITHTFPVSRVVAFCALADFGDVDYAHELFSQIEKPNTYIWNTMIRGYGKAKIPTVGFWFFRRMVRERVEMDRRSPVFALKLCEQFCAISEGESVHCRICKIGFSSDLIVQNGLVHFYAERGCLDFARKMFDETLVKDVVTWTSIIDGHVVHNCSDEALELFNLMLLSDVEPNEVTMIAVLSACSLKGELSMGKSIHEYIQKKKISWSPNLQNAMLDMYVKCGSLVTAREIFDNMKNKDVFSWTSMVNGYAKFGKLELARKLFDDMPVRNVISWNAMVAGYSQNNQPKEALKLFLDIVEAGLAATENTLVCVLSACGQLGSLDLGQWIHHYYIHQKRIQFSLILKNAFVDMYAKCGSLHAAATIFNEMVERDLVSWNSMVAGYASHGHATKALLLFEQMTQLGFRPDDITFVGVLSACSHGGLVSEGQNYFKSMKRNFGIEPKVEHYACMIDLYGRIGQLEEAYKFIAKMPMGASVAAWGALLNACRMHGNVELAKVSAYKLLELDPEDSGIYSLLANILAHERRWGDVRMVRCMMRERGVKKTPGCSLIEIEVRKQAMYSLKDIVPAAENNINTQVIVLNIGKTASEGQNKTCLALVADETAAVHFQFWGDECDAFEPGDIIRLTNGIFSCNRRSWVLRAGKRGKVEKVGEFTMAYVETPNMSEIEWVHDPSKSKFVQKAVISPHSRIFPPLP, from the exons ATGCCCGCTCCATTCCAACCTCACATGAAACCCATTCTCCCTTGTACTCAGAACTCAACCTCACTGTTATTTCTCTCTGCTTTCACTCTCAGGCCCCAAGTAGTACTCCACTTTCTCAGGCCATTCTCTTCAACTTCCACCAGGAGACCCAAATGGAACTCAACCACTAATGTTATCATCACCAACCCTACTCTGCTAATCATGGAGTCATGCACGACCATGCTCCAACTGAAGCAAATTCAAGCCCGCATGACCGTCAATGGCCTCATTACTCACACATTTCCTGTGAGCCGGGTCGTAGCCTTTTGTGCTCTTGCTGACTTCGGTGACGTTGATTATGCCCATGAGCTGTTTTCTCAAATCGAAAAGCCCAATACTTACATATGGAATACGATGATCAGAGGCTACGGTAAAGCTAAAATTCCCACTgtgggtttttggttttttcgtCGTATGGTAAGAGAACGTGTCGAAATGGACCGCCGGAGCCCTGTTTTTGCGCTCAAGCTGTGCGAGCAGTTTTGTGCAATTTCAGAGGGGGAATCAGTTCACTGCAGGATTTGCAAGATAGGTTTTAGTTCGGATTTGATAGTACAAAATGGATTGGTTCATTTCTATGCTGAGCGCGGGTGTTTGGATTTTGCGCGTAAAATGTTCGATGAAACTCTGGTGAAGGATGTTGTTACTTGGACCTCAATCATTGATGGACATGTGGTGCATAATTGCTCGGATGAGGCTTTGGAATTGTTCAATCTGATGCTGCTGAGTGATGTTGAGCCAAAtgaggttaccatgattgcggtACTTTCGGCGTGCTCACTGAAAGGGGAATTAAGTATGGGAAAAAGTATCCATGAAtacatacaaaagaaaaaaatttcttggAGCCCGAACTTGCAAAACGCCATGTTGGATATGTATGTAAAATGTGGTAGTTTGGTCACTGCTAGGGAGATTTTTGACAACATGAAGAATAAGGATGTGTTTTCATGGACTAGTATGGTTAATGGGTATGCAAAGTTCGGGAAATTGGAGCTAGCAAGGAAGCTTTTTGATGACATGCCCGTGAGAAACGTGATTTCTTGGAATGCAATGGTTGCTGGTTATTCTCAAAATAATCAACCAAAGGAAGCTTTGAAATTATTTCTTGACATAGTAGAGGCAGGATTGGCGGCAACAGAGAACACTTTGGTATGTGTGCTTTCTGCTTGTGGTCAACTGGGTTCATTGGATTTGGGTCAATGGATTcaccactattatatccatcAAAAGCGGATTCAATTTAGTTTGATTCTGAAAAATGCTTTTGTTGACATGTATGCAAAATGTGGGAGTCTTCATGCGGCTGCAACTATCTTCAATGAAATGGTGGAGAGAGATTTGGTTTCCTGGAATTCCATGGTTGCCGGATATGCTTCTCACGGACATGCTACAAAAGCCCTCCTCCTGTTCGAGCAGATGACCCAATTGGGATTTAGGCCAGATGACATCACATTTGTGGGTGTGCTGTCAGCTTGCAGTCATGGGGGTTTAGTTTCAGAAGGTCAAAACTATTTCAAaagcatgaaaagaaattttgggaTAGAACCAAAAGTTGAACATTACGCTTGCATGATTGATTTGTATGGTCGAATTGGGCAACTAGAAGaagcttataaatttatagcAAAAATGCCAATGGGAGCAAGTGTAGCAGCATGGGGTGCTCTTCTTAATGCTTGTAGAATGCACGGGAATGTTGAGCTGGCTAAGGTTTCTGCCTATAAGCTGTTAGAGTTGGATCCTGAAGACAGTGGCATTTATTCATTACTGGCAAATATTTTGGCTCATGAGAGAAGATGGGGTGATGTAAGGATGGTGAGATgtatgatgagagagaggggtgTCAAGAAGACTCCTGGATGTAGCTTGATTGAGATAGAGG TTAGAAAGCAAGCTATGTACTCTCTTAAAGACATTGTGCCTGCAGCTGAGAACAACATAAATACACAAGTCATAGTTTTGAACATAGGCAAGACAGCATCAGAGGGCCAAAATAAGACATGCTTGGCACTTGTGGCCGATGAGACAGCCGCAGTTCACTTCCAGTTCTGGGGGGATGAGTGTGATGCCTTTGAGCCGGGTGATATTATCCGTCTAACAAATGGAATATTCTCTTGCAACCGGAGAAGTTGGGTGCTGAGGGCAGGCAAGAGAGGGAAGGTAGAGAAGGTGGGAGAATTCACCATGGCATATGTTGAGACACCCAACATGAGCGAGATTGAATGGGTTCATGATCCAAGCAAGTCCAAGTTCGTGCAGAAGGCTGTTATTTCACCCCATTCACGCATTTTTCCGCCATTACCTTAA